From the Microcoleus sp. FACHB-672 genome, one window contains:
- a CDS encoding HEAT repeat domain-containing protein, with protein sequence MSNVLILEQARLAEQQANWSLLTQHLQQLLMGENQKSGLEKCEPAEQENFNILLLWALEILEAGDFQERWDVAKIFPSLGTEVIEPLIEILEDEDADLELRWFAGRILGEFNQPAVIHALVALLKTSESEELNAMASGALANLGASAIDALISLLAEEESRLFAVKALAQIRNAQTIAPLLSVVKDGQALVRAAAIEALIAFRDPRIVPVLVDALNDLAAPVRREAVMGLGLRPDLQNELDLVKLLTARLWDFNFEVCQQAAISLGRLRTAPASAALFEVLRSSATPVPLQIEAIRALGWMGTTEALEYLQQALVGQTQCAVGQEIVALLGRMELPALTVRAAEILMNLLHSSHPLIQHPSIRKAIALGLGQLGHRQALDSLIYLLADLDVGVRLHALAALKQLAPQNARQQLELLATNEQLTPALKAGVVLALNEWPVVE encoded by the coding sequence ATGTCAAATGTTTTGATTTTAGAGCAAGCGCGTTTAGCGGAGCAGCAAGCAAACTGGTCATTACTGACCCAGCATTTGCAGCAGCTGCTCATGGGGGAAAATCAGAAAAGTGGCCTTGAGAAATGCGAGCCGGCGGAACAAGAAAATTTCAATATTCTGCTGCTTTGGGCGTTAGAGATTTTGGAAGCGGGGGATTTTCAAGAGCGCTGGGATGTTGCGAAAATTTTCCCAAGTTTAGGCACTGAAGTGATTGAGCCGCTGATTGAAATTCTAGAAGATGAAGATGCCGATTTGGAACTGCGCTGGTTCGCGGGTCGGATTCTGGGAGAATTTAATCAGCCGGCAGTGATTCACGCCCTCGTAGCATTGCTGAAAACCTCTGAAAGTGAGGAGTTAAACGCAATGGCATCTGGGGCTTTGGCTAACTTAGGGGCGTCGGCAATCGATGCTTTAATCAGCCTTTTAGCAGAGGAAGAGTCCAGGCTGTTTGCGGTGAAAGCACTCGCCCAAATTCGTAACGCTCAAACGATTGCGCCACTGCTGAGTGTTGTCAAGGACGGGCAAGCGCTGGTGAGGGCTGCTGCCATTGAAGCACTGATTGCGTTCCGCGATCCGCGCATTGTGCCGGTGCTGGTGGATGCTTTGAACGATTTAGCTGCACCCGTGAGACGAGAAGCTGTCATGGGTTTGGGTTTGCGTCCCGATTTGCAAAACGAACTGGATTTGGTCAAGCTGCTGACAGCGCGGTTGTGGGATTTCAATTTTGAGGTTTGCCAGCAGGCGGCGATTTCACTAGGCCGGCTCAGAACTGCACCGGCATCTGCGGCGTTGTTTGAGGTGCTGCGCTCGTCCGCAACCCCTGTCCCTTTGCAAATCGAGGCGATCCGGGCTTTAGGGTGGATGGGAACCACCGAGGCGCTGGAGTATTTGCAACAGGCGCTTGTCGGTCAAACGCAGTGTGCAGTGGGTCAAGAAATCGTGGCCCTTTTGGGACGCATGGAACTGCCGGCGCTGACTGTCCGCGCTGCTGAAATTCTGATGAATCTGCTGCACTCTTCCCATCCCCTAATTCAGCATCCCAGCATCAGAAAAGCGATTGCCTTGGGGTTGGGGCAGTTGGGACACCGGCAGGCTTTAGATTCGCTGATTTATCTGCTGGCAGACTTAGATGTGGGGGTGCGGCTTCATGCCCTTGCGGCGCTGAAGCAGCTGGCTCCTCAAAATGCCCGTCAGCAATTAGAGCTGTTGGCGACTAATGAGCAACTGACGCCGGCGCTTAAAGCGGGCGTTGTTCTGGCGCTGAATGAGTGGCCGGTGGTGGAATAA
- the cobA gene encoding uroporphyrinogen-III C-methyltransferase, which produces MTAETSITDNEKKRLGKVYLVGAGPGDPGLLTIKGKTLLECADVVIYDALVSPQILALISPYAEKINAGKRSGRHSLLQEETTQLLIEQAQSHAVVVRLKGGDPFVFGRGGEEMEDLVAAGVPVEVVPGVTSGIAAPAYAGIPLTHRSYSSSVTFVTGHESAGKYRPDVNWHAIAHGSETIVIYMGVRNLPYIIGELRDAGLNVETPVALIRWGTRPDQEELIGTLATIVEQVEATGFEAPAIAVIGNVVNLHQVLASCRPAVFA; this is translated from the coding sequence ATGACTGCTGAAACTTCTATAACCGATAACGAGAAGAAGCGTCTGGGGAAAGTTTATCTCGTAGGTGCCGGCCCAGGAGATCCGGGGCTACTGACAATCAAGGGTAAGACACTGTTAGAGTGCGCGGATGTGGTGATTTACGATGCCTTGGTTAGCCCGCAGATTTTGGCTTTGATTAGCCCATACGCGGAAAAAATTAATGCCGGCAAGCGCAGCGGGCGTCACTCTTTGTTACAAGAAGAAACGACACAACTGTTAATTGAACAAGCGCAGAGTCATGCGGTTGTCGTGCGGCTGAAGGGAGGCGATCCGTTTGTCTTCGGGCGCGGCGGCGAGGAAATGGAAGATTTGGTGGCTGCCGGTGTGCCGGTGGAAGTAGTGCCTGGGGTGACTTCTGGGATTGCCGCGCCGGCTTATGCGGGAATTCCATTAACGCACCGATCTTACAGTTCTTCGGTGACATTTGTAACCGGCCACGAATCGGCTGGCAAATATCGGCCTGATGTGAATTGGCACGCAATTGCTCATGGTTCAGAAACGATTGTAATTTATATGGGTGTTCGCAATTTGCCTTATATTATCGGTGAGTTGCGCGATGCCGGTTTGAATGTAGAGACGCCGGTGGCATTAATTCGCTGGGGAACTCGACCGGATCAAGAAGAACTGATTGGCACCTTAGCAACGATTGTGGAACAAGTCGAGGCGACGGGTTTTGAAGCGCCGGCAATTGCTGTGATTGGAAATGTGGTTAATCTCCATCAAGTTTTAGCGAGTTGCAGGCCGGCTGTGTTTGCCTAA
- a CDS encoding putative bifunctional diguanylate cyclase/phosphodiesterase, whose amino-acid sequence MLFSNLPQSLHAKGLMRKILVIEDEALVRANILEILEAGGEFDAIGAENGKIGVRLAKEHLPDLILCDIMMPELDGYGVLNELKTDAATAAIPFIFLTARADKTDLRQGMNLGADDYLTKPFRRTELLGVVATRLEKQLAVQHQYKTQQMQLMASVQQLEERLNYLIHYDSLTNLPNQQLLQQRLQQLLLQAYHHQQQVPILSLDLDRFNRINETLGHAVGDQLLKAVANRLIQCVGGEASTIARLNGDQFVIVLAPGKDNWAAAESAQLILNALSQCFVLNGHEIFITACIGISVYPDNGPDLSMLLQHADAALSHAQEQGGNHFQFYTPQINDYFSKTLALEASLHYALERSEFQVYYQPQVDFKTGLISGAEALLRWDHPEWGFVSPAEFIPLAEQSGLILQIDQWVLESVCTQLAEWKSRGLPPLRIAVNLSGRQFHHSNLCENVVRILTKTGINPSYLDLELTERIIVQRVEENITTLKQLKALGIQISIDDFGTGYSSLNYLKQFPFDTLKIDRCFVSNIASDSKNAAITKAMIQMAHSLNLKVIAEGVETEAELAFLKQSECDEMQGYLFSRPLPKSEFENLLVSGKCLKAYN is encoded by the coding sequence ATGCTGTTTTCAAATCTCCCGCAGTCTTTGCACGCTAAAGGTCTGATGCGAAAAATTCTGGTTATTGAAGACGAGGCTCTCGTCCGCGCTAACATTCTGGAAATCCTTGAGGCCGGCGGAGAGTTTGATGCCATCGGTGCAGAGAACGGTAAGATCGGCGTGCGATTAGCCAAAGAACACCTCCCCGATTTAATTCTGTGCGACATCATGATGCCAGAACTCGACGGATATGGTGTTCTCAATGAACTCAAAACAGACGCCGCTACAGCAGCAATTCCCTTCATTTTTCTCACGGCAAGGGCGGATAAAACGGATCTGCGTCAAGGGATGAATTTAGGGGCAGACGATTATCTTACCAAGCCCTTTCGGCGCACTGAACTGTTAGGAGTGGTGGCAACCCGTCTGGAAAAGCAACTTGCTGTGCAGCACCAATATAAGACGCAGCAGATGCAATTAATGGCGTCAGTTCAGCAGTTAGAAGAAAGACTGAATTATCTGATTCATTATGACAGCCTAACGAATCTTCCCAATCAGCAATTATTGCAACAGCGGCTGCAACAATTGCTGCTTCAAGCCTATCACCATCAACAGCAGGTGCCGATTTTATCTTTGGATTTAGATCGGTTCAACCGCATTAATGAAACCTTAGGGCACGCAGTCGGCGATCAACTTTTGAAAGCAGTCGCTAACCGGCTGATTCAATGCGTTGGAGGAGAGGCTAGCACGATCGCGCGTTTGAACGGCGATCAATTTGTGATTGTCTTGGCTCCCGGCAAGGACAATTGGGCGGCGGCAGAGAGTGCCCAGTTGATTCTTAATGCGCTTTCTCAATGTTTCGTGTTGAACGGTCATGAGATATTTATTACAGCTTGCATTGGCATCTCCGTTTATCCAGACAATGGGCCTGATCTGAGTATGCTGCTGCAACACGCGGATGCTGCGCTGTCTCATGCACAGGAACAAGGGGGAAATCACTTTCAGTTTTACACGCCCCAAATTAATGACTATTTCTCGAAAACGCTAGCTCTAGAAGCGAGTTTGCATTATGCGTTGGAACGCTCAGAATTTCAGGTTTACTACCAACCTCAAGTAGATTTTAAGACAGGACTGATCTCTGGTGCGGAAGCACTTTTACGTTGGGATCATCCGGAGTGGGGGTTTGTGTCGCCGGCAGAATTTATTCCCCTAGCAGAACAATCCGGCTTGATTCTGCAAATTGACCAGTGGGTTTTAGAGAGTGTTTGTACTCAGCTTGCCGAATGGAAATCTCGTGGTTTACCGCCTTTACGCATTGCGGTGAATCTGTCAGGCCGGCAGTTTCATCATTCCAATCTGTGTGAAAATGTTGTTCGGATTTTAACTAAAACCGGCATTAATCCTAGCTATTTGGATTTAGAATTAACCGAACGGATCATTGTGCAAAGAGTCGAAGAAAATATTACCACTTTAAAGCAACTTAAAGCTTTGGGAATTCAAATTTCTATCGATGATTTCGGCACTGGCTACTCTTCTTTAAATTACTTGAAGCAATTTCCTTTTGATACTTTAAAAATTGATCGTTGTTTTGTCTCCAATATTGCCAGTGATTCTAAAAACGCAGCGATTACCAAGGCCATGATTCAAATGGCTCACAGCTTGAATCTGAAAGTAATTGCTGAAGGCGTAGAAACTGAAGCTGAACTCGCGTTCTTAAAACAAAGTGAGTGTGATGAAATGCAGGGTTATTTATTTAGCCGGCCACTGCCAAAATCAGAATTTGAAAACCTTTTAGTATCAGGAAAATGTTTGAAAGCTTACAATTAA
- a CDS encoding ubiquinol-cytochrome c reductase iron-sulfur subunit translates to MERGTDTLPASVAKYITINTETAMNRREFLTWVGAGALATSLPVAIAACSPNAATNPSSPSANNSTTTPQSAAGSTGFQAVGSVAELDKAGQILNKQLPVGPVLVIRNPADASSLLAVNPTCSHKSCSLVWQAGEKVLKCPCHDSDFAPDGKVLKGPAKQPLKTYEAKIEGDSVLVKVS, encoded by the coding sequence ATGGAACGGGGAACCGACACTCTGCCAGCCTCAGTCGCCAAATACATAACCATTAACACCGAAACTGCTATGAATCGTCGTGAATTTTTAACGTGGGTTGGTGCCGGCGCATTAGCCACTTCTTTGCCGGTGGCAATTGCCGCGTGTTCTCCAAATGCAGCCACCAACCCATCCTCACCATCAGCCAACAATTCCACAACCACACCGCAATCTGCGGCAGGCAGTACGGGATTTCAAGCCGTCGGCAGCGTAGCCGAATTAGATAAAGCCGGCCAAATCCTCAACAAACAACTCCCCGTTGGCCCAGTTTTGGTGATCCGTAACCCAGCGGATGCCAGCAGCTTATTAGCAGTCAATCCCACCTGCAGTCACAAAAGCTGTAGTTTGGTGTGGCAAGCCGGTGAAAAAGTGTTGAAATGTCCCTGTCATGACTCCGACTTCGCGCCTGATGGCAAAGTCCTCAAAGGGCCGGCAAAACAACCGCTGAAAACCTATGAAGCTAAAATAGAGGGCGATTCTGTTCTAGTCAAGGTGAGTTAA